The following coding sequences are from one Triticum aestivum cultivar Chinese Spring chromosome 5A, IWGSC CS RefSeq v2.1, whole genome shotgun sequence window:
- the LOC123107279 gene encoding uncharacterized protein isoform X2 produces MVAWRESYLDLILIPLGLLLPALYHAWLWRAVRRRPLSTAFGVYSAARRLWAAGMMRDNDDKKGVLVVQSIRNVIMGSTLMATTSVLFCTGIAAVLSSTYSVKKPLSDAVFGAHGEYMMALNFLINTSCLPLPDAEKDDDGARLVGLQLPAGAVSDYVGEILERSFTLNFVGNRLFYAGVPLLLWIFGPLLAFLSSLVMIPILYNLDMVNVAGDRGTKEHSSGCVNGKANGNGCMQV; encoded by the exons ATGGTGGCGTGGAGGGAGAGCTACCTGGACCTCATCCTGATCCCACTGGGGCTCCTCCTCCCGGCGCTGTACCACGCCTGGCTGTGGCGCGCGGTGCGGCGCCGCCCGCTCTCCACGGCCTTCGGCGTCTACTCGGCGGCGCGCCGGCTCTGGGCGGCCGGCATGATGCGGGACAACGACGACAAGAAGGGGGTGCTGGTGGTGCAGTCGATCCGGAACGTCATCATGGGGTCCACGCTCATGGCCACCACCTCGGTGCTCTTCTGCACCGGCATCGCCGCCGTGCTCAGCAGCACCTACTCGGTGAAGAAGCCGCTGAGCGACGCCGTGTTCGGCGCGCACGGGGAGTACATGATGGCGCTCAA CTTCCTCATCAACACCTCCTGCCTCCCCCTCCCCGACGCCGAAAAGGACGACGACGGCGCCCGCCTGGTCGGCCTGCAGCTGCCGGCCGGCGCCGTGAGCGACTACGTGGGCGAGATCCTCGAGAGGAGCTTCACGCTCAACTTCGTGGGCAACAGGCTCTTCTACGCCGGGGTGCCCCTCCTGCTCTGGATCTTCGGCCCGCTGCTCGCCTTCCTCTCCTCCCTCGTCATGATCCCGATACTCTACAACCTCGACATGGTGAACGTCGCCGGCGACAGAGGGACGAAGGAGCACAGCAGCGGCTGCGTCAACGGCAAGGCGAACGGGAACGGCTGCATGCAAGTCTGA
- the LOC123107279 gene encoding uncharacterized protein isoform X1, with the protein MVAWRESYLDLILIPLGLLLPALYHAWLWRAVRRRPLSTAFGVYSAARRLWAAGMMRDNDDKKGVLVVQSIRNVIMGSTLMATTSVLFCTGIAAVLSSTYSVKKPLSDAVFGAHGEYMMALKYVALLLVFLFSFLCHTLTICFLNQASFLINTSCLPLPDAEKDDDGARLVGLQLPAGAVSDYVGEILERSFTLNFVGNRLFYAGVPLLLWIFGPLLAFLSSLVMIPILYNLDMVNVAGDRGTKEHSSGCVNGKANGNGCMQV; encoded by the coding sequence ATGGTGGCGTGGAGGGAGAGCTACCTGGACCTCATCCTGATCCCACTGGGGCTCCTCCTCCCGGCGCTGTACCACGCCTGGCTGTGGCGCGCGGTGCGGCGCCGCCCGCTCTCCACGGCCTTCGGCGTCTACTCGGCGGCGCGCCGGCTCTGGGCGGCCGGCATGATGCGGGACAACGACGACAAGAAGGGGGTGCTGGTGGTGCAGTCGATCCGGAACGTCATCATGGGGTCCACGCTCATGGCCACCACCTCGGTGCTCTTCTGCACCGGCATCGCCGCCGTGCTCAGCAGCACCTACTCGGTGAAGAAGCCGCTGAGCGACGCCGTGTTCGGCGCGCACGGGGAGTACATGATGGCGCTCAAGTACGTGGCGCTGCTGCTCGTCTTCCTCTTCTCATTCCTCTGCCACACCCTCACCATCTGCTTCCTCAACCAAGCCAGCTTCCTCATCAACACCTCCTGCCTCCCCCTCCCCGACGCCGAAAAGGACGACGACGGCGCCCGCCTGGTCGGCCTGCAGCTGCCGGCCGGCGCCGTGAGCGACTACGTGGGCGAGATCCTCGAGAGGAGCTTCACGCTCAACTTCGTGGGCAACAGGCTCTTCTACGCCGGGGTGCCCCTCCTGCTCTGGATCTTCGGCCCGCTGCTCGCCTTCCTCTCCTCCCTCGTCATGATCCCGATACTCTACAACCTCGACATGGTGAACGTCGCCGGCGACAGAGGGACGAAGGAGCACAGCAGCGGCTGCGTCAACGGCAAGGCGAACGGGAACGGCTGCATGCAAGTCTGA